A genomic segment from Candidatus Omnitrophota bacterium encodes:
- a CDS encoding carboxynorspermidine decarboxylase, with protein sequence MKPETPYYLIDEKALLANLRTIDFIRKTSEAKCVLALKCFAAWSVFELVKRHMDGTTASSPYEARLGHEKFGKEVHVYSPGYKRREILTLGNFADKIIFNSVSQLKAFYRYAGKAQLGLRINPGVGYSHFDLADPSRKYCRLGVCLKELVRRALPYIDGVMFHFNCENADFKNFRANIEYIGNEYKDILKCCKWVSLGGGIYFTRKGYPVGDFCRTVRDFAGHFNTQVYLEPGESVITRSSELVCTVLDVVQNRTYTAIVDASTEAHMLDLLIYRSEAKIDAEKRGGYKYTIAGRSCLAGDIFGSYCFKKRLKPGDTIRFKDAGGYTMVKKNWFNGLQMPAIAVKRLNGKLDIVRKFGYKDFLNNLS encoded by the coding sequence ACCTCCGAAGCCAAATGCGTCTTAGCGCTTAAGTGTTTCGCGGCATGGAGTGTTTTTGAGTTGGTAAAGCGGCATATGGACGGAACCACGGCAAGCTCTCCTTATGAAGCGCGTTTAGGGCATGAGAAGTTCGGAAAAGAGGTCCATGTTTATTCCCCAGGCTATAAAAGGCGGGAAATACTTACGCTTGGAAACTTCGCGGATAAGATAATCTTCAATTCGGTGTCTCAACTTAAAGCGTTTTACCGTTACGCGGGCAAGGCCCAGCTTGGGCTTAGGATAAATCCGGGTGTGGGCTATTCCCATTTTGATCTTGCTGACCCGTCGCGTAAATACTGCCGGCTCGGCGTGTGTCTTAAGGAGCTTGTCCGCCGGGCACTGCCTTATATTGACGGGGTTATGTTTCATTTTAACTGTGAGAACGCCGACTTTAAAAATTTTCGTGCCAATATAGAATATATTGGAAATGAATATAAGGATATATTAAAATGTTGTAAATGGGTGAGTTTGGGCGGGGGTATTTATTTTACCCGAAAAGGTTATCCGGTTGGGGATTTTTGCCGGACAGTCAGGGATTTTGCCGGACATTTTAACACCCAGGTCTATCTTGAGCCGGGCGAGAGCGTGATAACGCGGTCGTCAGAACTTGTATGCACGGTGCTTGACGTGGTTCAAAATAGGACGTATACCGCTATCGTGGATGCCTCAACCGAGGCGCACATGCTTGACCTTTTGATATACCGTTCGGAGGCCAAAATAGATGCCGAAAAAAGGGGCGGGTATAAATATACGATAGCAGGGCGTTCATGCCTTGCCGGAGACATATTTGGTTCATATTGTTTTAAAAAACGCCTAAAACCCGGGGATACCATAAGGTTTAAAGACGCGGGCGGCTATACAATGGTCAAAAAAAATTGGTTTAATGGCCTGCAGATGCCCGCTATAGCGGTTAAAAGGCTTAACGGTAAGCTTGATATTGTGCGTAAGTTCGGTTATAAGGATTTCCTGAATAACTTGTCTTGA